A part of Lacibacter sp. H407 genomic DNA contains:
- a CDS encoding RagB/SusD family nutrient uptake outer membrane protein produces MKQIITIILILAVTGCSKDFLDRRSLVQLGDASFWKNEQEARLGINSIYDALQDRVLYSGTLNATGGASFHMYDCFGDNAFNNYKYEGPGNFMESNIDQSNLLFSNLWTSLYKGIARANAAIENLEKIPAENISDASKNSFIGQAKFLRGLFYSHLAVYFQEAPLILNVQKLEDAYVAKNSYAELSAQVIKDFTEAVDLLPASYPATDYGYATKGAALALLARFHLYNKNYQGVLDATTPMLTLGYGLNPNYAQLFSEQGEFSNEVVFSVRFNQDVSNNGELLSATFLGVPKVNYQPMKNLVEDYYCTDGRPAILSRSPLTYNPLYSPGTAANNAPQKNNRDPRLTASVYFNQDTFLTDLGRRFTANTATKYGLKKYIRKSSVSVTGISAGNPGGQDFYVVRYADVLLMRAEAMIELNQLSTAYPLINQVRARVNMPTVESVEGAGLSQGALRDVLRHERRVELAFEGLRYFDLKRWGTLEQAYLRARADAVPAYNPTFMPGGKSEVFAIPLSELTANNNLVQNPLWQ; encoded by the coding sequence ATGAAACAAATTATCACCATCATATTAATCCTGGCAGTAACGGGATGTTCAAAAGATTTTTTAGACCGTCGTTCTCTTGTGCAATTGGGTGATGCCAGCTTTTGGAAAAATGAGCAGGAAGCCCGTTTAGGAATCAATAGTATCTATGATGCATTGCAGGATCGTGTTTTATACAGCGGTACCCTCAATGCAACAGGAGGGGCGAGTTTTCATATGTATGATTGCTTTGGCGACAATGCTTTTAACAACTACAAGTATGAAGGGCCGGGTAATTTTATGGAATCGAATATCGATCAATCGAATCTCCTGTTTAGCAACTTATGGACTTCTTTATACAAAGGAATAGCCCGTGCAAATGCTGCCATTGAGAATCTTGAAAAAATTCCTGCAGAGAATATTTCAGATGCCAGTAAAAATTCATTTATCGGACAGGCGAAATTCTTACGTGGTTTATTTTATTCGCATCTAGCTGTTTATTTCCAGGAAGCTCCGTTGATCCTGAATGTGCAGAAATTAGAAGATGCATACGTAGCAAAGAATTCCTATGCTGAACTGTCTGCCCAGGTTATAAAAGATTTTACCGAAGCCGTGGATTTGTTGCCTGCATCTTATCCTGCAACAGATTATGGCTATGCTACTAAAGGAGCGGCATTAGCTTTGTTGGCACGCTTTCATCTTTATAATAAAAATTACCAGGGTGTATTGGATGCTACTACACCAATGTTGACATTGGGTTATGGTCTTAACCCAAATTATGCACAACTTTTTTCTGAGCAGGGTGAGTTTTCGAATGAAGTGGTTTTTTCTGTACGGTTTAACCAGGATGTATCAAATAATGGCGAATTGTTATCTGCTACATTTTTGGGAGTTCCGAAGGTAAATTACCAGCCCATGAAAAATCTGGTGGAAGATTATTATTGTACGGATGGCAGACCTGCAATCTTAAGCAGAAGTCCTTTAACTTATAATCCATTGTACAGTCCGGGTACTGCAGCGAATAATGCTCCACAAAAAAATAACAGAGATCCACGCTTAACCGCCTCTGTATATTTTAATCAGGATACATTCCTTACCGATCTGGGCCGGAGATTTACAGCAAATACAGCTACCAAATACGGACTGAAAAAGTATATCCGCAAATCATCTGTTTCTGTAACCGGTATAAGTGCAGGTAATCCGGGTGGTCAGGATTTTTATGTGGTCCGTTATGCAGATGTATTGTTAATGCGTGCAGAAGCAATGATCGAATTAAATCAATTGTCAACAGCTTATCCATTGATCAACCAGGTGCGTGCCAGAGTAAATATGCCTACTGTTGAATCGGTGGAAGGTGCCGGCTTAAGTCAGGGTGCGTTGCGAGACGTGTTGCGTCATGAAAGAAGAGTGGAGCTTGCATTTGAAGGACTGCGTTATTTCGATCTGAAACGTTGGGGTACGTTGGAGCAGGCTTATCTTAGAGCAAGAGCAGATGCTGTGCCGGCTTACAACCCTACATTTATGCCGGGAGGAAAATCGGAGGTGTTTGCAATTCCATTATCAGAATTGACCGCCAATAATAATCTTGTACAGAACCCGCTTTGGCAATAA
- the galK gene encoding galactokinase: MMDQTIDLVSGSAAEVKTKLTATFQTFFETGSTPLIIRSPGRVNIIGEHTDYNEGFVLPAAIDKYAYLAIALRDDHEIHIKAADLNESFSTAVSDLKPVNDISWPNYILGAAAQFIKLGIPLPGFNAILTSNVPMGAGLSSSAAVECATVFGLNELLQTNIDPVSMVKMAQKAEHEYAGVMCGIMDQFASMMGKKDHVIKLDCRSLEYEYVPFKLDGIKILLLNTNVKHSLASSEYNTRRNECSQAVKWIAEQHTEITSLRNATIPMLDELVLPRNGTIDSRSRFVVEEIGRLLAGCVDLQQADIAALGKKMFATHDGLSKMYDVSCKELDFLVDFVRNRPGVIGARMMGGGFGGCTINLVEESAIEQLVAEIKPAYSLAMHLELDYYIASIENGTEII, encoded by the coding sequence ATGATGGACCAAACGATCGATCTTGTTTCGGGTAGTGCAGCTGAAGTTAAAACGAAACTCACAGCAACTTTTCAAACTTTTTTTGAAACCGGCAGTACGCCGCTGATCATACGTTCTCCGGGACGTGTGAATATTATTGGTGAACATACTGATTACAACGAAGGGTTTGTATTGCCTGCAGCGATTGATAAGTATGCATATTTAGCTATAGCACTTCGTGATGATCATGAAATACATATTAAGGCAGCCGATTTGAATGAATCGTTCTCAACAGCCGTATCGGATCTGAAACCGGTGAATGATATCAGCTGGCCCAATTATATCTTAGGAGCAGCGGCTCAATTCATCAAACTTGGAATTCCATTACCCGGCTTTAATGCCATACTCACCAGCAACGTACCGATGGGAGCAGGTTTATCTTCATCCGCAGCAGTAGAATGTGCAACTGTATTTGGGTTGAATGAATTACTGCAAACCAACATCGACCCTGTAAGTATGGTGAAGATGGCGCAAAAAGCCGAGCATGAGTATGCCGGCGTAATGTGTGGCATCATGGATCAGTTTGCATCGATGATGGGAAAGAAAGATCATGTGATCAAACTTGATTGCCGTTCACTTGAATATGAATATGTTCCGTTTAAACTGGATGGCATCAAAATACTTTTGCTGAATACAAACGTCAAACATTCATTGGCATCATCTGAATACAATACCCGTCGCAATGAATGTTCGCAGGCGGTGAAATGGATCGCAGAACAGCATACAGAAATAACTTCTCTGCGAAACGCAACAATTCCGATGCTGGATGAATTGGTGTTACCAAGAAATGGAACGATCGATAGTAGAAGCAGATTTGTTGTGGAAGAAATTGGGCGGTTACTGGCAGGCTGTGTAGATTTGCAGCAGGCTGATATAGCAGCACTCGGCAAAAAAATGTTTGCAACACACGATGGTCTCAGTAAAATGTATGATGTTAGCTGCAAAGAACTTGATTTCCTGGTTGATTTTGTACGCAACCGTCCGGGTGTGATCGGTGCACGGATGATGGGTGGTGGCTTTGGTGGTTGTACCATCAACCTTGTTGAAGAATCAGCAATTGAACAATTGGTTGCCGAGATAAAACCTGCTTATAGCTTGGCTATGCATTTAGAATTGGATTATTATATTGCTTCCATTGAAAACGGAACAGAAATTATTTGA
- a CDS encoding UDP-glucose--hexose-1-phosphate uridylyltransferase, which produces MFDKKEHSHTRLNILTGDWVLVSPHRMKRPWQGKVEALPEDNRPAYDPNCYLCPGNKRSDGSQNPAYEDAYAFINDFSALLPDTPTGGDDMNGLLISKSETGICKVICFSPDHRLTLPLMEEKAIVKLIQLWKKEFTELAQNKQIRYIQIFENKGDVMGCSNPHPHGQIWASSSLPLELSKETTQQKNYYEQHRKSLLSAYLELELQQKERLVVENAHFVALVPYWAVWPFETMIISKRHIQTITQFTAEEETAFADILKQLTAKYDNLFNVSFPYSAGIHQAPVNDGDHPEWHFHMHFYPPLLRSATVKKFMVGYEMLANPQRDITAEWAAERLRDLSIVHYKNA; this is translated from the coding sequence ATGTTTGATAAAAAAGAACATTCGCATACACGTTTAAATATTCTTACAGGCGATTGGGTATTGGTATCGCCGCATCGAATGAAGCGGCCTTGGCAAGGTAAAGTGGAAGCTTTGCCTGAAGATAACAGACCGGCATATGATCCAAACTGTTATCTCTGCCCCGGTAATAAACGATCCGATGGAAGTCAAAACCCGGCATATGAAGATGCGTATGCATTCATCAACGATTTTTCTGCATTGTTACCCGATACTCCGACAGGAGGTGATGATATGAATGGATTGTTGATCAGTAAAAGTGAAACAGGGATTTGCAAAGTAATTTGTTTCTCACCCGATCATCGTCTTACGCTTCCATTGATGGAAGAAAAAGCAATTGTAAAACTCATTCAACTTTGGAAAAAAGAGTTTACTGAGTTGGCACAAAACAAACAGATCCGCTACATACAGATATTTGAAAACAAAGGCGATGTGATGGGTTGCAGTAACCCGCATCCACACGGACAAATTTGGGCGTCTTCCTCTTTACCGCTTGAGTTAAGTAAAGAAACCACACAGCAAAAAAACTATTACGAACAACACCGTAAGAGTTTACTGAGTGCCTATCTCGAACTGGAATTGCAGCAGAAGGAGCGATTGGTAGTGGAGAATGCACATTTTGTTGCATTGGTTCCTTATTGGGCAGTGTGGCCTTTTGAAACCATGATCATCAGTAAACGTCACATTCAAACCATTACACAATTTACTGCGGAAGAAGAAACCGCTTTTGCTGATATCTTAAAACAACTCACCGCTAAATACGATAATTTATTTAACGTATCATTTCCGTATAGTGCAGGTATACATCAGGCACCGGTAAATGATGGAGATCATCCTGAATGGCATTTTCACATGCACTTTTATCCGCCACTTTTGCGGAGTGCAACGGTAAAGAAATTTATGGTTGGATATGAAATGCTTGCAAATCCGCAACGGGATATTACAGCAGAGTGGGCGGCTGAGCGATTAAGAGATCTGAGCATAGTGCATTATAAGAATGCATAA